CAACTACTACAAGCTGCTTCCCAATGTTACGGCCAGAATAGATCCCAATCAAGGCTGAAGGAGCGCTCTCTATCCCTTCAGCAATATCTTCAACATATGCAATCTTGCGTTCCCTGATGTGTGGTAGGATCATTTCCAGGTATTTAGGGTACAGATGATAGTAATCAAATACTATAAATCCTTCCATACGAATGCGTTTCGAGACAAGATTGAACAAATTGTGAACACCCTCTGGTTGTTCGAGATTGTACTGTGAGATCATTCCGCAAGTAGGGATTCGGCCATGGAGTCTCATGTTTGATAAAACAGCCTCAAGCATCTTCCCTCCAACGTTCTCAAAATAAATGTCTATGCCCTCCGGAAAATACCTAATCAAAGCAAGATATCAGCATTTATTAGTTGAAATAACAAATGTCTTAGTAAATTAAATCTACCAGATTTATGATAATAATTTAACCCCAAACTTTCTGGCTTTATTGTTGAGCAGAACCAAATATGAATATTGTGAACTGGCCTTATTGGCATTATCTGGTCATTTAGACGCACCGTTTCTATACGAAGTTAATGATCTAAACTAGCCTAATACATGTTTGCAGAGCATACATGTACTCACCTCCTCAAGGCCGCATCCAAGTCTTCCTCTTCCTTGTAATTGAAGGCTTCATCATatccaaatttgttttttaacAAATCAACCTGACATGGATGAGTTTATAAGTGGAAGTGGAAATATTCAAAATCAGCAAAAGACTGATAGTGAAAAAGCTGTATCAACATCTGGAGGGAGATTTAGCAACTGAATTCCATATCAAACTAGCATTCATGTACCAAGAACAATCTAGAATTTGAGATAATCATTCACAGGAAATAACAGAGCAACAAAAAGTCACCTTCTCTTTGCTACCAGCACTGCCGACAACATAGCAACCACTCAATTTTGCAAGTTGTCCAACCAGCTGACCGACAGCACCAGACGCCGCAGAGACAAAGACACGGTCTCCTTTCTTAGGAGTTCCAACCTCATAGAAACCACAATAGGCTGTCATGCCAGGCATACCTAGAAATTGATTGAGGCCAGAACCATCAAATAATCTGATTTGAGTTTTTTCATTCTTAAAATAAGGCACTACATAAGCTGAGACGAGATTAGAAAGCAGCAATATTAGATGAAACAAGCAGGAACCACCTTGGCCCATCTTATAGGCAACTTCTCCATATTTCTTATGGCATTCACAAGGTCGCTGTAGTTTCGCATTTATTTACAGTTAACCCCAAGTTAAGTGAACAAATTCAAATCCTTTCATGTAATGACTCCATAAATACCGAATGAACCACCATGTCTACAGAACCACTATGCAAAAGTGTTTAAAATACCAATTGACTCCTCTTCAACTCTAAACTATCACATTGAATGCTGAAACTCTGACAATAATCTATCATCTTGGTGtaatttttcattttcctttccAATTAGTATCAATTTATTAACCTAGTTTATCTTCTCATTTATATTATTCTAAGATAAATTTAGTTGGCAAAATCCACTCTCAAACCAAAGAGGCTTCAAGTAAACATTGGATGTTAACCTATACAATTGCAAGAGATAACGTTACTTTGAATTCATGAATTCATTACTGGTTTATCTTATATATGTACTCCCACTAGCACTCAGCAGCGGTATCAGATTCCACCAGAAAAATAGAGGAAGCCCTAAGGAATATTAGCGGACATGGATTCAACCTTTTGGCCATTTGACTGCATTCAGAAAAGTCACTAGATAGGAATACGGGGCACATCAGGATTCATGTAACCGATTCTTGTAGATCCCTCCCACAGCATAAGAGTGAGTCAGCCTAGGTCAGATGTGACTTCGGCAAATCATATTTAAACCAAGTGGTCGACTCCCTCCCACAGTAAATGAGAAAGATATAGCCTAGGCTTGGTGTTTGTTCTGGAAGATTACATTCATACAAACGTTTTTCTACTAAGATAATTTTCACAGCTCTAACTATCCGTTTCCCATCATAACGTATATCACATTTACTGATCACAAATTTCGAACCAAGTAGAATTCCATCCACTTAGGATAGGTTCTACAAATGCTAATCCTAGATTACAACAACATATGTTCTCACGGACCTCAACTGTCAGTCTGTCACATTATTTTAGTCTCTGCAACTTTTAGTTCTGATTAAAACTACACACTCATGCCTTTACTCTATACCTGTTATGTTCTTGCAGCCCTGCCTACTTACAGCATTACCATGTAACGTTCTATGTTTCTTCCAAGAAGAACAAAGCTCCAACAAACGAAATGAATTACTGGACCTTATCTATCCCATGACTAGTTCCTTTTTCTATCCCGTTCCCCACTTATGAAAGCTACTGCTGTTCAACCAGAAACACATTCTGAAAAAgcatttgaaaataataaatctgAGCAAAACACAGCAGCTTACCAAGAATCCCAGTATAGTAGGAAAGAGGAACATCTGTATGCTCGATTTTAAAGAAATTTTGTGGAGACGTAATAAGGCTATATTCTTCCCATCCAGTCATTCCCCATACAAGGTCACCTACCTTGAAGTTTGGATGCCGGGAATCCAATACTTTGGCTACTCCATACCCCATGATTGGCTGCAAATATTCAGCATCTAATTAAGAGTTAAACCTCTCTATCACTACTTTCTCCaactaaaaaaaaacaaagtatgAATTTTCTCTCTAAACTTGTGAAGGACTACAAGTAGATTCACAAGTAACATGCCCTTATAGGCTACGCGAACACTATATCAAATTATCAATTACTAGGGCAATTTCAATATTGGGTCAAGGAAGACAAGGATTCAAGTTGTGGCGCAACTTATTGTATAACCTGCTTCAAATTTTCTCATCGAATAAACCACAAATCAATTGCTTCGACATAAGCTGTTATTGGTACATGAATCACTATTAGAAAGTACTAATCTAAGTTTCTACCCAATTTTTTTAACTAATCAAGTTCACACAAATTCttgttaaaatatatattttacgTCTGAGTAAAAGTTAAGTTAAAATGTGTAAAAGTTACACCGGTACATTGTAAAAATAATCTactgcattttttttttcagtgATAAAATGTTTCTCTTTAATAAAAATGGTCccatcaaaatcactaatagtgtataaaattaattatttaattctttaaaattcatcaaatcaaattaaaatataaaaattaatcaaaacacGTTAAAAGTTATCAAAAACTGGGTAAAATTAACTAGATGAATTTACCTTATACGTGATAGACCTTTTTAATCGAGTTATACTAGCAATCTAAAAAAAATCATGCACTCATAGAATGTTTAATTTGGGGATGTATAACTTAAATACAAATTGTCTCACATTATTCAACAAGTTTTCCATTGAGATTCTTAACAACAGCCATACTTGCTAAAACTAAGGCAacaaaatatactccgtatttcatTACCATTGATTAGTTGTGAACTTGTGATCTTAGCACAGTAGCAGACTAGCAGTCAGAACGCAGAAGGACTATTACtctattttaagcattttaaaACTCACAATACTCCTTCCCTACGAAAGCAAGGTGATTTCGACAGGGCCATTAAAAATCAAGTTGAGTACTAAAATCATTTGCCAATTCATCATATGCTACTCACTCCAAGATACATTTCTAAATAGACCTTACATAATTACTGtcgaaaaaatttaaaacaaattgcAGAAACACCCAAAAAACAACAGTGATCTCATTTATAAATTCACTTCTGTTTTCAATCAGAAATTAAAACAATCCACAAAACACACAATCTCTAACAAATAGGGCAACAATTACAAATAAAAGATTAAGTTCTTAACCCCAAAACAAACACCAataaattaatgaattaattaatcaaccattattaaaataatcacaaagtgaaacaataaaataattGAAAAGGGTAAGAAAGTGAGTAATTACAATAAATTATACCGATCCAGGTAGGAAAGATTCAACATAAGTGGGGCGGTCATGCTTGGCATACGAGTATACGACTCCTCATGTAGGGATCACAAGACAAGTAGAGATTCTTAAGAAGAATCCCATTAGAATCTTCTGGAACTTTCAGGATTATTTTGGAAGTTTTGAGTTCCATGTCTGATTCTTTTGGAAACCCGACGAGATAGtctttgaagattacttgtttgttgCTTACTTCTACACCCGCCATTGTTGCTCTGCTCGTTTCTGGATGTGAGATAGAGAAGATAGAGAGATTAATTTTTGTTGGGGTTTGGGTGGGTTTCTCTAATCGAGTATTCCATTTTTTATGGAGTAACTTTTATCTCCACTCTCCGACTATTTAAGAGGTGTTGCACGCACAGTGCACCAGAATAATTTTTATACACTCTATCCCATAATAATATAGGACCGTTTGACCAAAATTACGGTTACTAAAGTAAAGGATAATATTGTTAATAAaaacaatactccctccgtatttatttaagggatacacttgccttttccggtcgtatttatttaagagatacacttgccatttttagtaacttatcaaccccaccatctaattaaataatacatctaatttaccctatcacccactatcctattaaacaaataatttcataaactcaccccacctcccacccatcaaaatgacatggtccccacttgtttagttattaaaatatctatccaaccccacttgctttattattttatttcattcaatttttcttcttaatatccgtacccggccaagtgtatctcttaaataaatacgtagGGAGTAATTATTTGTACTTTCAAAAgaaagtacatgttagttggTTTCAAAGTAAAAAACTCTGACTTTTTTAGGACTATTGGAATTACAATTAGTGCATGAGGGTATTATGGGTAAAAGTTAAtagtttaaaatagaaatattcacatcatttagggacaccattttaggaaaacaggcaatatattatgggacggagggagtatatttcaattaacttttatattggtCCTGTTTGGTAATAGGTTGTTCGTGGTTGGTTGTTGATTGTTTCACTGGGCTGGTTTGACGGGCTGTTTAAGCTGGCTGCTTTTGTTGGCCGTTTGAGTATTGATTGTTTAAAAACATGTTTggtaaaatcagttgttggTTGTAACTATGTAAAATAACATTTAACGACATTTTAtgcttttattcattttttaataaatatgaGTCAAAGGGCCCTGCCTCCTTACAGCGTTACCATGTAAGTATGTAACATTCGAAACACAGAACTCCAACTGTCCATTCTCCCACTGAAATCATGAACACTTTACAAAATTGGAAACTCAATTTTTCGTGTCGTATACAATGATCGATTACACACTATGAGTAGATCGTCAAAACTCACTTCTGAAAATACAGTAATCTCTTAAAAGTATAATGTAAAATCTGATTGACATTATTAAAACATATATATGGTACTAACACCCATGATCAGTTCATGGTAAACACAGCAAATTAACACTTCTTCGATAACTAGAGTTTAGTCGCGAGCAACTGCTACAAGTTGCTTCCCAACATTACGACCAGAATAGATCCCTATCAAGGCTGAAGGAGCGCTTTCTAACCCTTCAGCAACGTCTTCAACATATGAAATCTTGCCCTCCCTGATGTGTGGTAGTATCATTTCCAGGTATTTAGGGTAAAGATGATAGTAGTCACCAACTAAAAATCCTTCCATACGGATTCGTTTGGAGATAAGATTAAACAAATTGTGAACGCCCTCGGGTTGTTCGAGATTGTACTGTGAGATCATTCCGCAGGTAGGGATTCGGCCATGGAGTCTCATGTTTGATAGAACAGCTTCAAGCATCTTCCCTCCAACATTTTCAAAATATATGTCTATGCCCTCCGGGAAATACCTAATCAAAGCAAGATATCAGTAGTTGTAAGAAGTAAAAAAATTAGCAGGTGCACGCGAGAGTAAAAGCCTTTGTAAAATCTCCCAAGTTTTGTGAGTAATGAGTCGCTTATTGAGCAGATCCACTTCTTACTTTTTAGTCCATTTAACAAGAATTGTCTTTGCTTATACAAAGAGCTTCCACCTTGCATTATGAATGTTTATCACTAGCATTACTGGCAGTGGTCATTTAAACAATCCCGTTATGCATAAAGTTAAAGATCCGGTCTAAAACATGTTAGCAGAGAACACATGTACTCACCTCCTCAAGGCCGCATCCAGGTCTTCCTCTTCCTTGTAATTGAAGGCTTCGTCATatccaaatttgtttttcaacaaATCAACCTATCATGGAGTAAGTTAGTGATAAAAAGTTAGAACCAGGgagatatttaatttattattctTCAAAATCAAGTGATAGTTAACACTACTGAACAAACTTCAAGATTTCTGTGTCAAGTTCCAATTTCATCAAGTGCAATCTGTTAGATATTTAGATTGAGCAGTAAGTAAATCACCTTTTCTTTGCTACCAGCACTTCCAACAACGTAGCAACCAGTCAGTTTTGCAAGTTGTCCAACCAGTTGACCGACAGCACCAGAAGCCGCAGAGACAAAGACACGATCTCCTTTCTTAGGAGCTCCAACCTCGTAAAAACCAGCATAGGCTGTCATGCCAGCCATACCTAAATATGATAGATAGAAGTCAAAAACATCGAACGAtttgatttcattttttttaaacagGGCACTAGAGATATGCTGAGAAGATATTAGGAAAGCTGCAAAATTATATGAACAATGTAGGAACCACCTTTCCCCATCTTATTGGCAACTACTACGTATTTCTTATGGAATTCAGAAGATTGTTGTAGTTTCCCATTTCATTCACATTTTAAAACCCGTGATATGTGAACAAATTCAAATCCTTTTCGTATAATGCTTCCATGAGTCCATGCCTCCACAATACCAACTACCATAGCAACAGAACTGCTCCTCAGTGGCGGTGTTGACTCCGCCAATCAATTCCTCCTCAATCCAAAACTACCACCTAGAGTGCTAAAACTCTGACGATAATCCATCATCTTGAATTTCATATCCTTTTCAGTGACAAAGAAAATAGCTGAAATTTGAATTTAAGTATGCTTCCAGTTGGCAGCTATTTATAAACATAGTTTATCTTCCAATCTCTCTTATTCTTAGATAAATAAGTTGGCACTCCACGCCTCCACTTACAAAAGGAAAGCGTGCCAGAAAACATGGGATCAAGGGATCCCCCTACAAAAACCCCATTTCATGTAGAAAACCTATGCAGGATATCACCTTAGAGTGGGTTCATGAATTCATTGGCTGGTTTATCTTACTACGTACATAGTATTGGGCTACTTCTGAAAGAAAAAAGTATTTTCACTAGCATCCAGCAGAGGTATCCGGGATTCAACAGAAGTAGAGGAAGACTTGAGAAAAAATTGTGGCCAGGTTACCATACATAACCATTTTTATTGCAGCTAAAGATATCTATGATTAGTAAAGCATGACACACATAATTCATGTAACCGGTTCTTGTAGCCCTATCCAGTATCCACTAACAACATTTCTACAGGAAATTCTATGTTTATTCCAAACAGAAGAGTACTCCAACACCTGAAACATATTAGTACACCTTTTTCCATCCATCCATTTTCCTGTTATGAGTTGGCACTCTAGTTCAACTATACTAGAAACACGAATTTAAGGAGttcatgaaaaaataaaatagaactaATAAAGCATCACAGCTTACCAAGAATCCCAGTATAGTAGGAAAGAGGAACATCTGTATGCTCTATTTTAAAGAAATGTTGTGGAGATGTAACAAGGCTATATTCTTCCCATCCAGTTATTCCCCATAAAAGGTCGCCTACTTTGAAGTTTGGATGTCGGGAATCCAGAACTTTGGACACTCCATACCCCGTTATGGGCTGCAAAATATTCAGCATCTTAGTTAAGATTTCAACATTCATGTATATATGCTCTCTATCACTactttaaccaaaaaaaaaacaaagtatgGATTTTCTCTCTGAACTTGTGAAGGAATACGAGATGATTCACAAGTAACATGCCTAACACTATATCAAATTATCAATTACTAGGTCGAGTTCAATAATTGGTCAAGGAGACCTTTGGCAGGACAAGAATTCAAGTTGTGGCACAGCTTATTGTATAAACTACTTCAATTTTCTAGTTGATTAACCACAAATCAATTGCTTCAACATAATCTTTTATCAGTACTTGAAACCATATTAGCCAGGTTACTAAATGTACTGTACCAATCTAAGCTTCTACCCCTTTCCGAATCAAGTTATAATAGTAATCTGAGAAACATTCAAGCAATCATAGAATGTTTAATCTGGGATGCATGACTTGAATACAAATTGTCTCACATTATTCAACAAATTTCCCCCAAGATTCTTATACAGTAGCCATCAATTGTGATCTTAGCACTACAAATCTATTTTAACACTCACAATTTCCCCTTTCAATTCCTACAAAACCTAATGAAATTCGACGCGCCATTAATATCAAACTAGTGCTAGAATCATTTCCCAATTCACATATGCTACACACTCCAACATACATTTCTAGGAAAACCAACCCTCCAATTTGTTACTCCAATTCACTAtctagaaaattaaaataaattgcagaacccttaaaaaaaaaagtaatctcGTTGATACATTGACTTCTTTGTTCAATTAGAATTTAAAACAGCATTACCCTAAACAACAAAACACACAATCTCTGAAAAATAGGACAACtattccaaattaaaaaaaaaactcaaatagTACTAATTCATCaacaattattaaaataatcccgccccgtcaaaaaaaataattaaaataatcccACAACAGAAAAttaaacaatataataattgagAAGGATAATAAAATGagtaattaaactaaattatacCGATCCAGGAAGGAAAGATTCAACATAAGTGGGGCGATCATGCTTGGCCATACGACTCCGCATGTAGGGATCACAAGACAGGTAGAGATTCTTAAGAAGAATCCCATTAGAATCTTCTGGAACTTTCAGGATTATTTTGGAAGTTTTGAACTCCATGTCTGATTCTTTTGGAAACCCGACAACATAGtctttgaagattacttgtttgttgCTTACTTCTACGCCCGCCATTGTTGCTCTGCTAGTTTCTGGATGTGCGATTGAGGAGATGGAGAGATTAATTTTTGTTGGGGTTTAGGTGGGTTTTTATAGGAGAGAGAATAAGTATGAACAAATGTCATTGTGGGTTTGAGAAATGTGTACTTTGATTTTGATGTGGTTGTGGTGTCACCACATTTTTGATTCATTGCTACGTTGATGCTTACAAAATTGGAAACTCCTTTCTCGTGTCGCATACTGTCATTGAGTACACACTGGTTTTTATTGGTGATACGtcaaaaaagtttaaaactaaAAACGAAAATGACAAAGGTTTTAAGCGGTGTCACAATAATGAtgtgacatgcttatgtgtcatgatttaaatagaaaattaaaatatttaatttatatttttttcggcaacttttgtgtaagaccgccttaccggaaagaccacttttgttgcttaactaattggttcaatttcttaactaattggttacattacttaattaattgattcaattgcttaactaattaattcttttgtttaactaattaatttctttgcttaactaattgatttcggtgcttaactaattagttcaagtgcttaactaattggttccattacttaacttatatgatattaaggtggtcttttgtgagaaaccgccttatagaaaagtttgtatattttttttattatacatgttataaaaagggtaggaaaattttaatattctaatttttttccttttttatatcggctaccttatttacatattttcgtagtagaaatattgaaggaaaatttggtaatattaatccaacctttgaccgattttcttttattaagcccacctacgacatattttttaataatcccacctttattacccaacaacttttattgggcccaacaggtcataaaactgttgtaagcggcattatttctctacatggcagtactctctctcgatatattcagtcatcatcatcaattcatcaccatctcgttgactttttcaccgattaccggccacttaagcccaataaaagtcgtcgggtagtaaaggtgggattattaaaaaatatgtcgtaggtgggattaataaaagaaaatcggccaaaggttggattaatattaccaaattttccaatattgaattaatagtaaaaatattatggtgacgcgtagcctacgtggcgcttatatgtaccaattaaactgcgacacgtaaaaTTACTGTCTTCAACTAGACATTGGttcaaaatatggtttatgcacCCGGATGCACAATGCTCATTGTGCATCctgtttttaaatgaacatatagtttaaatacaaataacatattgttcatatccaaagaacatatagccaatgaacatatagttcaaatccatagaacatatagtttaaatatttcactagtacatgtacattgaaatcattctccacgttcattagattttcaatGAATGTTGaacagggtgcacaatgagcactgtgcacctgggtgtataatccaaattgcgatAAAGGTTATACTTTGTACTTCGTATTTGATAGAAAAAGTTTTAGTACTACGCTCGTatttgatttaattttaattaagttatcGCGGGACGATTTTATAGAATTATTTTTAGTGTAATACGATCTAAATATACGCTTTATACTACTTTCGTGAATGGATCAAGAGTGTAGTCTATACTTctgatttttgtttatttgaatttaGTTTGAATCTTATTAATGTTAGCTAAACTTATTAAAACTCATTTTAGTTGTAAATTAAATTTGATCTTGAATaactcttgtttttttttttttagaatttaaccAACCTGAACTTATTTGACCTTATATACCCTGAACTTATATCATTAATTTGAAGACTTTGGTGTTTGGATATCTCATAAGCCATGTCTATACAAGTGTACGCTGTGCTTCAAACGAAAGGTATTCTGTCAATATTGTGTGAATAAAATTGGAACGCAaccttttgttaaaaaaaaaaaaaaaaaaaaattggaacgcAAGTGATTTAGGACCGGAAGTGCTATTCAAATTGATGACGTTTTCAAGTGCGTAGTGTGTGACTGTAATCATGTTGCGGCACGCATATACAAATTCGGCATAGCTAGGTGTCTCATGGAATGGCAGAACACTACAATAATCTCTGATTGCAAAGAAGCAGTGGATAACATCAGCAGTGACCAAGCAACTGTTTCATTACTCACAAATTTGTATGGAAAATGCAGGAAGTTGCTAAAGAGCCAAGAGCACCTATGGTTGAAGTTCAGAAGAAGACAACAGCTCGTGGAGGTGGATTACATAGCAAGAAAAGTCAAGAGACAGCTGAGTCTGTTGGATCAGTGCATTAGCATTGCCCCCCTAGCATCTTTGATGATATCTCAGaaaacaatgaaactaattttTTGGAAGCATGCTTGCTTCGTAGTTTTTGGCCATTTGTGGCTGTAGTATTTCACCCACTACGAGTGgagaaaccaaaaaaaaagatgTCTTTTTTTTGGTGTGAATGAGTAATAacggcaatataaattacaaataggggcggggattcgaacctgagacatattgtacacaggcccttagtcttaaccactaggctaaGACATTATTGGTGTTGTTAAGAGGTTTTTAATTGCTAATTTTGTTGAAGGATTGTGATTTCAGTGggttaaaaattgaaaaaataacaAATAGTGGATTAATATCGAGTGTTAAAGAGGGAGATGAGGTGGAAGAGAATATTAATGTTGAATGAGGAATATAAGTGGTGTGTTAAAGCTGTAAAATAATTCGTATAACAAACCACAAAGGGAAAAtttgaaggaaaaaaaaacaaattaatggAGGAAAGATgggatgacacatgtcatctaataatCTATGATATTCCTAGGTATAGAAAGATATGTGCCATAATGTTATTAGTCTATTGTTAGCAATTGAGCATAATATTCGTCATATTTTATTAAGATCGGTTATCGAATGGTTATCCGTAGTAATATTTTGTAGAGTAAAGCACAATGTTCCCGGAAAATTCAGTTGATAACGAATATGCATGTCAAGCATTTACTGTCAGTTTAAAGAATTACATGTCAAGCACAATGTTATTTTTTGTAGAAAGAGTCACAGGGGTCAATTGATGTACACAATCTTATGTCATTGGCATCAAACTTCATAGTTTAACCAACTAGGTTAATTGAAATTCAAATTATACATGTTTGTTTGAAGATGTttgtttgaaattcaaattagCTACCACGATATATAGCTAAATGAGCTAGATAGAAAGTAGTACCTTTTTTGTACTTCCAGTACTTCCAACAACATAGCAACCCATGTACTTAGGCAAATTTTCCAACATAGCAACCCATGTACTTGGCAAATTGTCCAACATAGCATGTATGTACTTTGTTCGGGTATGGTTCATTCGGGTTTTCTATGGTCGGATTAGATAGAGTCGGGTCTGGATTAGTTTTTTGGGTCAACATCAGATCGATTCATATCGGGTGGATTCATTTCGGATCAGGTTTTCGGGTTAGATCAGAGTTTTTCGAATTAGATCATGATATATTAAGCCGAATCAGATATCAATTTAACCAATGGATTTGAGGTCATGAAGTTAAGATCAAGTCGTCGAT
This genomic stretch from Spinacia oleracea cultivar Varoflay chromosome 3, BTI_SOV_V1, whole genome shotgun sequence harbors:
- the LOC110788925 gene encoding 2-alkenal reductase (NADP(+)-dependent) gives rise to the protein MAGVEVSNKQVIFKDYVVGFPKESDMEFKTSKIILKVPEDSNGILLKNLYLSCDPYMRSRMAKHDRPTYVESFLPGSPITGYGVSKVLDSRHPNFKVGDLLWGITGWEEYSLVTSPQHFFKIEHTDVPLSYYTGILGMAGMTAYAGFYEVGAPKKGDRVFVSAASGAVGQLVGQLAKLTGCYVVGSAGSKEKVDLLKNKFGYDEAFNYKEEEDLDAALRRYFPEGIDIYFENVGGKMLEAVLSNMRLHGRIPTCGMISQYNLEQPEGVHNLFNLISKRIRMEGFLVGDYYHLYPKYLEMILPHIREGKISYVEDVAEGLESAPSALIGIYSGRNVGKQLVAVARD